CCTGAACAGAAGATCCATACTGCTTtcagtctcatcatcatcatcctcactATCGCTTTCTCCTTCGAttaaatcatcatcatcgtgAAAGAATAACTTCTGAATCTCATCCGGTACATCATCGGTTGAACTCCTCAactattacaaaattaaatgaCTCAATAACAACAGAAAATTGATTGATTACTGAGTAAATAGAAACCTTCGCCTGGCAAAGCCGGAGCTCCGAGAATCGACGCGGCCGCTGATGTAGTGACTGTAAGTGAAACGATAGACGTGGAGAGAATGAGAGAGGAGACGGAGATTGGCGGCGAGAGAGGCTGATAAACGACGACAATGAAGTTGCAGCATCCGCCATGGCTGCTCGCATCAGAGTCAGTTTGGGATTAAGAGAAGAATACAGATTTATAGAGATGAAATAGTCCTAGAATCTTGttcattcaaattaaaataattaattaattaatatatttttgttgattatttaatatttatattatatttgattttgaattattgtgagtgttgaaattattttaataaaattaaaagtcaCATATTTTAAcagttgttttttttattaaatttgactCCAATTTTGAATCATGTCGTATTAAAATAGACAtttttacaaacaaataaaCCTCTCTTactttaacttaatatattaaaaataatgagaatCCTCGACCACAAAAATATGacatgaatataaaataaataaaaataaaaataaaaaatgaaaagcaTTAATAGGTTATCTACTTCGTAAGTCCCCGAAAAAACGACTATACCGACTTTCTAGAATAAATTTcagaaaacatcataataataatattatgaataatacgcATCAGAAGACTACGATCAGTgtaagttcgacgatttctctccagcCAGATAGTCCATCAAAAAaattgggatggtaacccaATTATGAAGGTCTGCCATATTagccgcatcaatccaaattttctAATAACTATTcaaagactcgggcatcactcaatgaatctcaataatactccacaaaataTTTCAGATACTAGTCACCAtcgacaatacaaaaataagtgagttgtcAATTCAACAtcctcgtgacacatacgactaccaataatacaacattttttcattcacatatCATCCGTAAAAAATTTACTGTGAATAATGCTCCATctaaagaacgagatcttggatgAAATCTTTGATTCTCAAAGTTTctccaacaaaaattatattaactcGTCTAGGGACAAATCTAGGAATTCGCATTAGGGTGGGCTTAAATTTTGtgtgataaattatatatatcaaaagaagacgtcatattataataattaaataagttaaacacTACCagatttaaaaacattaaattcatatataataaaatatatatttacatactTAGATAAATCTCATTTAATATAGAGTGTCAAAGAGTCGGTAAAAAAATCATACTCTATTTTATTGCGAAGTTCTGTCTTCACATTTTTATTGTTGGAAATGTTTGCTCCGTAGTAGTAAAATTGTAagttaaaactatataaatattttattaaactaaagTTAACCAATAATCTCATCTTCTAGCCTGGtggcaataagaggtggatattaacTCTAAGGTGTTGTTCGGATtcaagtttttaaaataacctaagggtgtgtttgataaccctggaattggcattggaattggaattggagagtccaatttcaattcttatgtttgtttgacactttaatattaagaattggaattggaattagaattccaatggaattcaatatagtgtaatttgatagttctcaattcctatctttttaggtcggaattataattctaaattaacacgtttttcatgtttttgacattttaacacgtttttcacacattaaacaaattttacacgtttttcacacgtttttttacacgtttaacatattttcatattttggcacgtttaacacgtttttggcacgtttaacacgtttttgacacatttaacacgtttttcacgtccttgacacgtctaatacgtttttgacacatttaacatgattttcatgtttttaacacgtttaacacgttttggcacgtttaacacgtttttgtcacgttttgacacatttaacacgtttttcacgtccttgacatgtttaacacatctaacacatttttcacgtctttgacacgtttaacacgtttttgacacgtttaacatgatttttacgtttttaacacgtttaacacgttttggacacgtttaacatgattttcacgtttttaacacgtttaacacgtttttgacacgtttaacatgtttttgtcacgtttaacacgtttttgacacatttaacacgtttttcacgtccttgacatgtttaacacgtttttgacacatttaacacgtttttcacgtctttgacatgtttaacacgtttttgacacgtttaacatgattttcatgtttttaacacgttttttacacgtttaacacgttttgacacgtttaacacgtttttttatatttaggcacattttgcacgttttggcacgtttaacaagtttttcacatatttaacacgtttttgacgcgtttaacatgttttcacgtttttgacacatttaacatgttttttacgtttttgacatgtttaacgtgttttcacgtttttgacacatttaacacgtttttttacgtttttgacacgtttaccacatttttgacacgttttacacgtttttcacgtttaacaagtttttcatatatttaacacgtttttgacacgtttaacacgttttcacgtttttgacacatttaacacatttttttacgtttttgacacgtttatcacattttttacacgtttaacacgttttggcacgtttaacaagtttttcacatatttaacacgtttttgacacatttaacacgtttttacgtttttgacacatttaacacatttttttatgtttttgacacatttaacatgttttcacatttttaacacatttaacacttttttacgtttttaacacgtttaccacatttttcacacgtttaacacgtttttcacgttttggcatgtttaacaagtttttcacatttttggaacgtttaacacgtttttgacactttttcatgtttttaacacgtttaaaacgtttttaacacgttaaAATGTGTCTAAAATGTGtctaaaatgtgtaaaaaacgtgttcaaatgtgtgaaaaacgtaaaaaaaatgtgttaaaacgtgtaaaaaaacgtgGAAATgtttgaaaacgtgttaaaacgtgtgaaaaacgtgaaaaacgtgtaaaacgtgttaaaacgtgtgaaaaacgtaaaaacgtgaaaaacgtgtgaaaaacgtgaaatatgtgtgaaaaacgtgaaaacgtgtgaaaacgtgaaaaacgtgttacaatgtgtgaaaaacgtgaaaacgtgttaaaacgtgtaaaaaacgtgaaaacgtgtaaaaaacgtgtgaaaaatgtgaaaaacgtgttaaaacgtgtgaaaaccgcgaaaacgtgaaaaatgtgtgaaaacgtgaaaaacatgtgaaaaacgttcgaaaaacgtgttaaaacgtctgaaaaacgtgaaaaacgtgtgaaaatatgaaaaatgtgtgaaaaacgtgtaagaaacgtgttaaaacgtgtgaaaaatgtgaaaaacgtgttaaaacgtgtgaaaaacgtgtgaaaatgtgaaaaacgtgttaaaacgtgtgaaaaaatgtcaaaaacgtattaaacgtgccaaaacgtgaaaacatattttaaaagttaatattttgaaccgatattttattttataaacattggaattagaattgaattacaattctatcattttcaaacataggaattggaattgaattacaattctatcatttttccaaacataggaattgaattgtaattcaatgccaattctcatggaattgaaattagaatttcaatgccaattccaatttcccttcatcaaacacaccctaaaagtaattattacaaatatgtacggtactaatttaatattaaaataataaattctgtTTTTTCCAATATtactctttctctttctttcacaTCCTCTtcacatttattaattatacacagtttttctttttctttttttaaaattaaatggatattttagtcttttagaaattaattttaatgatagAATAGATAAGAAGTGATtgatttgaaaagtgttttggtgtagattaaaataaaaatctaacgAGAACAAAGCCTAAGTTTCTAGGTTTGAGTCTGTCATGCGACAAGTTCTGCGtctgattaaataattaagtgtgtttgcgggctatataCTTAAAttcattatcttatttttaattcatctgaaagcgttttgagtttaagcgagAAATCAAGACTGTGAAGTATTATgttagttttcttttaattctaaaaaaaaagttaatcaatatataaattaagaaaatgaatattagggaaattagaaaaaaaataatgagattcTATCTTTTcccattaaaaaatttaaatgaaaagaaTTAGATGATAAAGAATTAGtatattaaattagtgaaataaaaagtaaatttaaataaataaaaaaatggaaagGTAATTAATGATACAATGTTGTAGAATTagtctctctatatattatatgtgGTATTAGAAATGATATATAGAACGcctctagaaaaaaaaaaaaattatctctatTTTATTACTTATCTCCCGTAACTCTATTtctctcttttaaaaaaagaacattataaaaaataaaaacgtttaaaatctaattataataatttttccatgtaatatttattaaaagattttagttttattatattgttcggcccaataaaatattatttctcatttattataaatgataagaAACAGAGAATAGAGAAAAATTAAGGGAGAGATTTTGGTCGGATTTTAGGTTACTTTGGTCTGAtgttattgaaattagaattatgattgaattatataatCCATTTGtctaattgaattatataatccATTTGTTTAATGACTTGGAATAAAAACTAAGGGAAAGATAATTAAGGCGGGGAGATGAATTAACtgaaagaatgaaagaaaaaaataatactttcacttaatattattttttatttttttttgttgaccTAACTTCCACCTAGCATTGTATCATGGTGCTTTATAAAGAGCGCTTTGTCTATAGTGCTAGTATGGTATATATACATTGGAAAGAAGTGAGAAGCAAAAGatctcaaatttttaattttattatatataaaaaaaaaattaaagggtaGGCTTAAGCCCTAGTGTAGTTAGGTTCCTTAATTCATTTTAGCGAATAACTTGTATAATGCCTTGCATAAAAACTATTGCATAAAAACTATCGATGTCTTCTCAACGCATAATGTCTTGTTCAAAATAGAACACTTATTTGCGtcatatcaaattaaattttattatgagacaaacttaaataaacaaatagtaattttcaaattttttgattttttaatacattttcataCATTAGATATTTTATAAGACATTCAAACAGTATTATGTAGTTTTGAAcgcatatatattaaaagttacttaatttaaaatataaatacgtTCAATTTGATAGACTGAACATAATATTATGTCgttatgaaattatttgaaaaataaatataaaatatatcttaattaaaaaattttcaatttttttcttatattacacatttttttagtGATGAGGCTCGTGAGAAGCTCGTGAGAAGCTCAACTTGGACTTGGATTTGTTCAAactcgagtcgagttcgagtaaCTCAATTTTGTAATCGACCCCGATCTTTATATTTTAGTTCGAGTAACtcgttttataaatatttatatttataatatatataaaataaaaaccctaaGCAACTTTCGCAATTCTTCTCCCCAAACTTTGTATTTCCTCTACGTGAGCATCTTCCCTCAAACTCATCATTTTCTCCTTTCTCTTTTTTTCCTTACAATCAAATAAGCAAATCAAAACGTTTTTCATGCCATCCTTCATAACACTCTTTCAATAGTCTGTCTACATGAGATAAAGGATAAATATCataagagaagaaagatgattatactaactctttttttttgtaGTATCGAGAATGAGACCAATGAGCCCACTACTCTGACTTCAAAATGAGGTCCCGGAAACCTTCTCAAAGATGTGTGGCCAAGCCAAGACTCAAGTAGGAAACCAAGTGGATGCAAAGACTAGATAGAAAGCCAGTGAGGAGGAGCTTGATAACAATTTAAGAACATCATGCGGGTTGAAGGAATGAAGAAAGTGGAATGACTATTTAATTAAGCTGTTGTAGTAAGGCCATTAAAAAAAGGCGTAACCCTAAAAGTGAGAGAAGGGCTACTAGTTAGAGAGAGATGAGTCTTTTCATGCAGCAATGGTGGTGGATGGACAGAAAGTGTAAGTCACGCGCAAGGTGAGAATTGTAGCCAAGATGCCAGTTCGTTGGCTCTCATTCATGGTGGCTGCGAGGGAATTGAACAAATCGGTATTTGGCCACATCTTGGCAAAGAAGAACCGAACCAAACCGACTAATGGCTCAAATTGGGCGGGGGTCTCCAATGGGGAGTCACACACAACACGCAAACGGCTGGAGCGATATGTTCCCTCAGTTTCGATTTACACCGAAAATGCGAAAGGCATAATCAGAGTGGGTATAAACGGAGTTGAACCCAAACTTGTAagttccaaaaaaaaatatctttgacagagcaaaacaacaaaaacaaaactccGATAAGAGTCATCGAACTTTGGACTTGATTCCCAAATCAGGATATAAAATCTTCTATAAGTGTCTTATTGGCCTTCCAAAAAAGCAACATCGTAGAGTCTTCTTTCATATGAGCGTCTTTCTTTGTTGGACTACTCAATCAAAGAATTTCCCCCAAGAGAAGCTAACTCTTCTCCTTGTTTTAGCTTCGCTCGTGattagaaataataattaattcatatgcGCACCGCTTTATGCTCGATCTTTTACATTCTAAGTAAAGAAACAAATCGATCTCGagtaaaatatgtaattttaaaataaaatttaatttttgagctcgagtataaattttgataattgaccgagtttgagtatatatataatgcaaaTCGAGTCTATTTCGAATAGTATGATACTCGGTTCGACTCGACTCGTTTATATCCCTACAGTCGCTCAAACCAACTTTGACAAATTTTGATGCATAAAtctcaaaaacaatatttaaataaataaaaatacgtccaaaaaatcttaaatattattttatttaaaaatttgataaattaattaaaaaaacaaaaataatacgTTAAAATAAGATAACAATTTTggtctatttaaaaaaaagtctcaaatgactaaattattattttttgatagtTCAAATCTAAGatgataaaattcaaatttcgaGCATCCAAATGAgccttaataaatatttatattctatttattttgaattattgtagagttaaaaatattttaatacaattaaaataatattatttaataaaaaataatgctTTTTAGTAAGGAGATAAAAAAGCAAAAACAAGGCCCAAgttaaattcaaaaacaaaaaaaatgaaatggaaTCTAGAAATTGAGAAAGTGGTCAATAGAAGTCTCGAATAGAAGTCTCGTTGCTGGAGTCTTCCCGTCTCTCAAAAACTGAATCTTATGCTCTATCCAGTCCACTAATCGAACGAATCGCAGTTAAGATGAAAGGATGGGAAACGATTACAGGTTCGATATCGAGGTTTGGCGCCGGAGGAAGGGGCGGTAGAAGCGGTGTTGGTAGTGATGGAACTTCAGTCAATCAGTCTTTTCCTCGAACCGCCACTCTCGGTCGTGTTCAACCTCAGGCGCCTGGCCACCGCACTATATACTGCAATGATCAGGAAGCCAACGCTATCGTCAGATTTAAGGTCTCCTTTTTGAACTTCAAGTTATTGTTTACTATTTCCTAAGTTTTATCTATCCAGTAATCTATCTATTAACTTCCAGTCACTTAAAATTATATACGCTCTTACATGGATCCATCCACCTTGTTGGAGGTTGATGAATGAATGTtgttctttctctctctcccatAGTCTCCTTGTTTGATTGGCGAGTTCATTCTGAATTGAATACAATATAGTGTAAAAATTGGAGTCAGCAGATCGTTGATTCTATTTAGACCTAGGTCGACTGAACGTCATAGTCTAGATTCCATATTAGGTTACTGAATCACCTTAAAGCTTAAGCTGCTAGGTAGTTGAACTGTGATTACAGTTAGTGCCAGCTTCACTGAAAGTCTAGTCATGAATATTATATATCCTTGATGAAAGTGTAGTTGCCCTACTGGATTCATTTGGTAACTTCTCTTTTTACAACATTTCATTCTTCATTATGTGGAGAAAGATCGATTTTATCTATAATATGTTTTAGCTATATAATTCATTGGCCTCATTTGATAACAGACGTTTCCgtttctcaaaattcaaattaaagctCGCAAATATGGCCACGTAATCTACAATTATTATcgctaaaattcaaattaaagcaATCAAATACAAGTGTATCCAGCTGGATCACGCCTAATTAACCGCTTTAAATGAGCTCATTATTCATGATTACGCAATAGTTAACTACTCTCATGCCCCGAAATCGTCCAAATTTAAATAGGAAATAATTATCTGCTAGAGCCCCAAAAAAGCGAACTATTGATTATCTCATCTTCTatattgaaaacataaataatgaGGCGTGAGAGTAGCCTCTTTGTGCTctcaatttatttgttttttttgtcaataataccttttccttttaaaaaacaaaaatcaggGTTTCGCATAAACTCTCACATAAATCATTATTAAAGGCAATagtaaaaggaaaaataaacatcaaatGAATCCTTAGATGAACTTCTTATTTAGCATTCATTTTCGAATCGCTTATGTTGATCTGTTGGTATTTCTGTTTTTGTATGCCATTTTCGTTGTTTAGATCGTGTTTAGATTCAAATGATCTAGTTCAATAAATTCTTTATGATATTGTAGGGGAATGCTATATCAACTACGAAGTACAATGTCCTTACATTTTTACCCAAGGGGTTATTTGAACAGGTGATTTTTCTGTCTCTTATACAATCTGACAAATGATATCATGATTCTTGTATGTTTTAGAAGATGAATTTATgtactatttttcttaattttaaaaccattataCCAATTTGTCTCTCTTCTTTCTCCTGTTTGGATGGATATTTGTTACCTGGCGTGCATCATACATAATGTACGATTTAACGaggaatatataaaaatatcttgTTAAAGTGAATGTAGATCTTTTCCCAAGGAAGCTATGGGAAAACATGATCGAGGTAGCTAATACTGTAGTTAGGTTTTTGTTCCTGAAATGGGAATGATTCATGTCTCAGTAGTCTTGGGATTTATATTCATTTCCATCGTATGttattatagtttttattatCTTTCTATGTACTCAACAACTTAGTTTGATAGAATGAGAAATATTTAATTCGCTTTTTCATGTTCATTTAACAATGTTTCTAAGGCAAAACTGGATTTTAGACGCATTTTACATCTTAGCTGAACCTGGTTTCTTGTTTTTCTTAAATTGGTCAAAAAACATTATTTctgaataatgttttatttttatacccACAGTTCAGGCGGGTGGCTAACCTATACTTTCTTACAATCTCAGTTTTATCCTTCACACCAGTCAGGTACATTCTAATAAGTAGACCTATCAATGATAGAATATCTCAGTATTATAACATTGTTCTTGGTTCAAAAGAACTGTGTATACAATAGTAAGTACATGAAAATATTGTGTCAAATGTCACTCTATCTTATATTGAATCCACTCCTCAAGTTTCCTTTTCATAGCCTATTATAAAAAAggactattttttaaatgttaagtTTATATTAATAGAGTTTGTCGCGAAGACGgcttataataatacaaacaatgaTGAAAAACTCCATCAAGCCGCAATGAATTTGTAAGAATTATTAGCTAAGCTCCTTCTTAACTTTGACTTTGTTTGttgaataaaaaatgtaataccTCAATGTGTTAATGCAATACATTTgcccaatatttttttttactctgCTATTTTGCTAATCATGAAGTGGGGATCATCTTATAAACTTGTCAAGAGCTTCAATTTTAAGCACATCTGTTAAGTCAGAAATTTCATGTCATGCAGTCCTGTCTCTCCGATTACCAATATTGTGCCACTCAGTATGGTACTTTTCGCATCCCTTCTTAAAGAGGCTTGGGAAGATTGGGTATGTTAAATTCActtatatatatgcatattgTAAGATCACAGTCTTAATTTTTGCAGAATTTAAGTAATATGGCTAAAATGAACTTCTATTTTGTTGTTTTCTTTTCAGAAACGATTCCAGAATGATAAGTCAATAAATAATACTTTTGTAGAGGTGTTAGTTGGCCAAAAGTGGCAGAACACGGCCTGGAAGGATCTACAGGTTGGAGACATTGTTAGGGTAAGTATATTGTATTTCTCTTTTTGCTTTCGTATTTTAGAATCGTTATTAATGTCCAGAGTGGGTATGTATTGTAAGATACAACTTGCTTGGTATCTTCATTAATATAAACTTAACTAAAAAAACTAATGTCCACCGTAGTATTACATGGTACAATctcaaataaaattacaaaatagtAGTGAATAAAGTTTAGTTAGAGTTCAAGCAATCTTATCTTATTTTGAACTTTGTGGCTTCTAGGGTTCAATTTTCATATTCTCATCCCTTTAAAAAACCATAACATTTCAGTCTCCTATATAGTCAGATGGATTTTGTTTCTTGGTCAGGCTAATTACATCGTCATACTTCAGATTACACAAAGAATACACATTTAACCACAATGTAAGAAGACAGtacaatttattttcaatttaaagcTCCCCCAAAGGAAAAGACATATTAGTCAAACCTAAGAGTTTCTAGGATACAAAGCCTCAGTTTAGATTCCAGGTTTAAGTATAGGTATTTCTAcacttacctttttttttttaaagtcaaCTTTTCATTAGAAAGGAAACACAAGAAGCATTCAAAGAGTTACAGATTGAAGGGAGaagataaacaaaaacaaaaagaacAGAATGGGGCACATGCGCAAATTTCTCTAGTTGTGTTATGAATAAGATTATATTGAGTAAGTTTTGAAATTTGTGTTATTGATATTCACTacatctgttttttttttctttggctGCAGACAAAGCAGGATGAGTACTTTCCTGCTGACCTACTTTTCCTTGCCAGTACAAATGCTGATGGTGTTTGCTACATAGAGGTTTCCATACAGTTCTTTGATCACTCATACTGAGAATTTCCTCTTATTTGTCTTTTCTAAAGAAGCTGACTGTATTAGACAGGTAATATTTCATGTGATTGAATTCTAATTCCAGTGTCTGCACATTGCTTCATTTTACAGACTGCAAACTTGGATGgtgaaacaaatttaaaaattagaaaagcTTTAGAAAAGACATGGGATTTTGTGACTCCTGAGAAAGCTTCTGAATTCAAAGGTTTGCCtcagtttattttataaatcatcaCTTCGAGCTTAGTGTGTTATATTGTTGTTTTCTATTTGAACCACTGCATTGACAATTACAAGTTGTCACAGTCCTCCTTTCCTTGTGCACTATAACTTTCACAACTTAATGATGCTTGTGTTCtgttgtttgtttatgtttgcATCAATTTCAGGTGAAATACAGTGTGAACAACCAAACAATTCATTGTACACTTTTACTGGAAATCTGATACTTCAGAAGCAAACATTACCGCTATCACCAAACCAGATTCTCCTACGAGTATGTCTGGGGATGTTTATCTCATGTACCTTTTAATTCTAGATTTTCACACGGAAAACCTTTGTATTGTCTTTTATGCATGagataaacatatatttttttttcttgtgaaATAGTAGTAGATCATATATATCTTGATACTATTGTTTGTTCGTTCACCCTCCAATAGAAAAGTGATTATGTGCATCCTTTCGTTCTACTGTTTCAGGGATGCAGCCTCAGGAATACCGGGTACATTGTTGGTGCTGTTGTTTTCACAGGGCATGAAACCAAGGTGTTCTTATATAAAAAGGATGCTTGCATTTCCATAGTCCTTTTCCCTAAATCTTCAGGCTGTTGACATGGAATCCTTGTTGTGGAAATGTTTTAaggtttaaaaagaaaaaaattagtgGCCAGCCGCTTTTCTCTTTCTTACTAATAATGTCTAGAAGGCCATGTTTAACTCAGTAGTTCATAGATATCTCTTTTTTATCATGTTGAATTGGCAAAAACAAACTAGTTTTTTATCTGAATTCTTTTTCCCCGAACTGGTTCATTGgcctttattttattaatagttGCTTGTGTTTGTTTAACATATTGTAGGTTATGATGAATTCCATGAATGCTCCTTCCAAAAGGAGTACACTGGAAAGGAAACTTGACAAACTCATACTCACTCTTTTCTGTGTTCTGTTTACCATGTGTCTCATTGGAGCCATAGGAAGGTATAAGATGTGTTCCCTATGGCATCTGTAGCTTTGACTTCTCTGTTTGTCTTCTGTTTGATGATATTCAGTATGTTTGACAACCTCATGTAGTGGCGTTTTCCTTAACAAGAAGTATTACTTCCTTGGACTTTCGGAGTCTGTTATAGAGCCAGAATTCGATCCTAACAACAAATTTGTGGTAATATATATTCTTGCTGCGGTTAGATTATTACTTAAATTGGTTTG
This is a stretch of genomic DNA from Impatiens glandulifera chromosome 4, dImpGla2.1, whole genome shotgun sequence. It encodes these proteins:
- the LOC124935761 gene encoding protein SHORT HYPOCOTYL IN WHITE LIGHT 1; protein product: MRAAMADAATSLSSFISLSRRQSPSPLSFSPRLSFHLQSLHQRPRRFSELRLCQAKLRSSTDDVPDEIQKLFFHDDDDLIEGESDSEDDDDETESSMDLLFRFIQSMFRKLSKRAKKASRSVLPAAISPQLVSFAVDGLLLLASFSILKAFLEVVCTLGGTVFLVILLLRVIWSGLAYFKSEGNNFNNGSSYGRPQPIT